The stretch of DNA CTAAAacatattttgttattatatatatgaacaGATCCAGCGTCTGAAAGTCGAAGTAAATTTGTTTACATTCCAAGAGATGAATCACTTAATCCACTGAAAGCGTCGCACTCTGTTATTAAAACACTCAATTTAGTATCTCAAAATGACACACCTCGATTAAGAGCTCTAGTTACATTCGAAGAAAATGAACAACCAGAGTTTAACACCTTTGACGACGTGCTCTTGCTTTACAATGGTGAAGCACCAAATGATTTTCCAATACCAAAAGTGATTCAAGGTATATTACTCAcaatttcttttatctttttttgacCAGGGATCAAACCCTAAACCCCGGCCCCctgtatatataatgtaatgtctgTGCCAACTGAGTTAATAtacaaaataagataaagagaGAGTTCACtaatcttttgaaaatttcttATTATACGCAGCAAGTCATACTGCATGGATGAGTGATGAGGAATTTACAAGGGAGATGATTGCTGGTGTGAATCCAAACGTCATTAAAAAACTTTCGGTAATTAAACTTAATTGTTCAATACTTTTAAGCATGCACAAatgaaatgtaaaaaaaaataaaaataaagaattctatatataaaattttataattaaccTCATTTGCTTACTATATTTAATGTAGGAATTTCCACCAAAGTGCAAAGTAGATAGCCAACTCTATGGTGATAATACCACCACAATAACCAAGGAACACTTGGAACCATACATGGATGGGGTCAATATAGAACAGGTAAACTCGAGTTCAATGTTTTATCGGAACAGTTCCTGACTAGACTTTACTTACATGTTCCCCtgagaaccagagggttaacacaaaaaaaatatgaatttaaccACGAATGGCTAAATTGTATTTTGTCTAACAGGCTATCCAAAGCAATAGACTCTACATACTTGATCACCATGATGCAATCTTTCCATATTTGAGGAAAATAAATGAAACTGGTGCAAAGGCCTATGCTTCAAGGACCATTATCTTTTTGCAAGATGATGGAACTTTGAAGCCATTGGCCATTGAGCTAAGTAAGCCACATCCTCAAGGTGATAGTTTTGGTCCTGTTAGTACTGTTTACTCTCCTGCAAGTGAAGGTGTTGAAGCTTCTATTTGGCTCCTTGCCAAGGCTTATGTTCTTGTAAATGATGCCAATTATCACCAACTTGTTAGTCATTGGTATGAATTTCattgatcatttttatataGTCAAATACTATATTTGTTCAATCTATGAGTAATTATCTACATGTGTGACAGGTTGAACACTCATGCTACTGTTGAACCATTCATCATAGCAACTAATAGACATCTTAGTGTGGTTCACCCTATTCATAAACTATTACTTCCACATTATCGTAACACGATGAACATAAATGCCAATGCACGAAATATCTTGATCAACGCAGACGGTATTGTAGAATCAACATTCTTATTGGGAGGTTATTCAATGCAATTGTCTGCTGATGCTTACAAGGATTGGGTTTTCACTGAGCAAGGACTGCCTAATGATCTAATCAAAAGGTAACCATATGAAATATTACATCTTGGtcttaatttaaatttgtaaCCTTAGAACTACTAGAAACTCTACCTAacttctataatattttttgtatgttATATAGAGGAGTGGCTGTTGAGGATCCAGCTTCACCACACGGCATTCGTCTTTTGATAGAGGATTATCCTTATGCTTCTGATGGACTAGAGATATGGGCTGCTATTAAGTCATGGATTGGCGAATATGTGAATTTCTACTACAACTCGGATGCAGCAATTGCACAAGATTCTGAACTCCAAGCATTCTGGAAAGAAGTTGTAGAGGTGGGCCATGGTGACTTGAAGAATGCTACATGGTGGTTTAAGATGCAAACTCGTACGGAGTTGATTGAAGCTTGTACCATCCTCATATGGATGGCTTCAGCACTTCACGCAGCTGTTAATTTTGGACAATATCCATATGGAGGGTACATCGTGAGCCGACCAACTAAAACCAGAAGATTCATACCCGAGAAAGGATCCTATGAGTATGACGAGCTTGCTAAGGACTACCAAAAGACGTATTTGAGAACAATCACTCCAAAGAATGATACCCTTCAGAACATGGCCACTATGGAGGCATTGTCAACTCATGTTTCTGATGAGCAATACCTCGGGCATAGAATCGAAGGTGATCTTTGGACTTCTGATTCAGAGCCGGCAGAGGCCTACAAGAAGTTTGGAAGGAAGTTGATTGAAATTGAGGAAAAACTCGTACAAAGAAACAATGACGAGTCATTGAGAAACCGTTATGGACCTGTGAAGATGCCATACACATTGCTCCATCCATCTAGTGAACAAGGAATGACTTTTAGAGGCATTCCCAATAGTATCTCCAT from Trifolium pratense cultivar HEN17-A07 linkage group LG5, ARS_RC_1.1, whole genome shotgun sequence encodes:
- the LOC123885383 gene encoding linoleate 9S-lipoxygenase-like; its protein translation is MTSLETDIINTGKKLIKGTVVLRPKNSNVVGDTVTPSILDISSVALKLISASKADGSGKGKVGKQTFLEGQKSPFNIEFEWNRHSMGNPGAFYIENFMQHEFFLVSLTLEDDLHQETINFVCNSWIYNTEKYQTDRIFFANQAYLPSETPAPLVYYRQEELNSLRGDGTGERKEWERIYDYDVYNDLGAPDTNAALARPTLGGSSTLPYPRRGRTGRKPTLKDPASESRSKFVYIPRDESLNPLKASHSVIKTLNLVSQNDTPRLRALVTFEENEQPEFNTFDDVLLLYNGEAPNDFPIPKVIQASHTAWMSDEEFTREMIAGVNPNVIKKLSEFPPKCKVDSQLYGDNTTTITKEHLEPYMDGVNIEQAIQSNRLYILDHHDAIFPYLRKINETGAKAYASRTIIFLQDDGTLKPLAIELSKPHPQGDSFGPVSTVYSPASEGVEASIWLLAKAYVLVNDANYHQLVSHWLNTHATVEPFIIATNRHLSVVHPIHKLLLPHYRNTMNINANARNILINADGIVESTFLLGGYSMQLSADAYKDWVFTEQGLPNDLIKRGVAVEDPASPHGIRLLIEDYPYASDGLEIWAAIKSWIGEYVNFYYNSDAAIAQDSELQAFWKEVVEVGHGDLKNATWWFKMQTRTELIEACTILIWMASALHAAVNFGQYPYGGYIVSRPTKTRRFIPEKGSYEYDELAKDYQKTYLRTITPKNDTLQNMATMEALSTHVSDEQYLGHRIEGDLWTSDSEPAEAYKKFGRKLIEIEEKLVQRNNDESLRNRYGPVKMPYTLLHPSSEQGMTFRGIPNSISI